GCGGATTCGATGTGAGCGTGTTGGTGCCCCACAGCACGATCAGCTTTGCGCTGGCGAACTGCTGCGGATCGGTGCCGATGCTCTGGCCGACGGTGTAGCGATAGCCCTGGCTGCCCGCAGTTGAGCAGATCGTGCGGTCGAGCAGCGACGCGCCAAGCTTGTTGAAGAAGCGCCGGTCCATCGAGCCGTACATCAGCAGGCCCAGCGAGCCGGAGTAGGAGTAGGGCAGAATCGCCTGCGGCCCGTACTCGGCGCTGATCATCCTGAAGCGATTGGCGATCTCGTCGAGCGCCTCGTTCCAGGTGATGCGCTGCCACTGCCCCGCGCCGCGCGGCCCGACGCGCCGCATCGGGTAGAGCAGCCGGTCCTCGTGGTAGGTGCGCTCGATATAGCGCGAGACTTTCGCGCACAAAAAGCCCTGCGTCACCGGATGCGCCGGATCGCCGCCGATTTTAATCGCCCGCCCATCTTTGACCGTGACGAGCATCGCGCAGGTGTCGGGGCAATCGTGAGGACAGGCGGCATGAACAATTCGGATCGATGGATCGCTTGTCAGTGCCATGCGAATATCCTTAACAGAATAAAGAACCGGGTGCCACGCCCAGAGGGCGCCCGGCGCACAAAGAACAAATACTAAAGCCGCTTGTTCTCTTGTCCGCCTGTTCCTTTGTTCTCTCGCTTGTTCCGTATTTTCCTCCCAATATGATACCATGCCACCTCGTATGGGTGACACACACGCTCCCGATCGATCGCGGGCTGGGCGCGGGCTGGTTGCAGGCGCGCTGCTGGCGCTGACGATGCTGGCGCTTGGCCTGCGCACGTGGCGGCTCGGCATGGTGCCTGCCGGTCTGCACTTCGACGAGGCCGCGCATGGGCTGCTGGTTCAGAATCATCTGTTTCGCGGCCAGACGCCCGTGTTTTTCTCGTCGTACACAGGGCACGAGGCGCTCTACCACTATACGCTCGCGCCGATTCTGGCGCTGCTCGGCCCAACGATCCTGGTGCTGCGGCTGGCTGCGTCCCTGTGGAGCAGCGCGCTGGTGCCGGTGGTCTATCTGCTCGGCGCGCGCTGCTGGGGCTGGCGCTGCGGCCTGATGGCGGCAATCGCGGCTGCCTGCGGCGGCTGGCTGGTGCATGTAGGCCGGATCGGGTTTCGGGCCAATGCGCTGCCGGTGGTTTCGGGTCTGGCCGTGCTGGTGCTGTACCGGGCGCTGCTGCGACAGCGGCGACGCGACTGGCTGCTGAGCGGCGCGCTCTTCGGACTGAGCCTCTACACCTATCTGGCCGCGCGGATGCTGCCGCTGCTCGTGCCGCCGCTGCTGCTCTACCTGCTGATCTGGCATCGTCCGCTGCTGCGCCGCAGCGGTCGCGGCCTGGCGCTGTGGACGATCGCGCTGCTGGTCGTCGTCACGCCGCTGATCGTGCATATGCTGCGCGTGCCAAGCGATCTGCTCGAGCGGGTGAGGCAGATCTCGGTCGCGGAAACGCAGGCAGGCTCGCCGATGCTGGCGATCGGGCGGCAGATATTGGCGACGCTTGGCATGTTTGGCGTGCGGGGCGCGCAAAATGGCTTCTTCAATCTACCGTCGCGTCCGGTCTTTCCGGGCATCGCCGCGCTGCCGTTCTATGCGGGCGTGGCGCTTGCCGTGTGGCGCTGGCGCAGCCTGCCGTACGCGCTGGCGCTGCTCTGGCTCGGCCTGATGCTGCTGCCGACGATCCTGGCCGCCGACGCGCCGCACTGGCTGCGCGCGATCGGCGCGGCTCCGGCGGCCTATCTGCTGTGGGGCCTGGGCCTAGGCGCGGCCTGGGATTGGATCGCGG
This genomic window from Herpetosiphonaceae bacterium contains:
- a CDS encoding glycosyltransferase family 39 protein gives rise to the protein MGDTHAPDRSRAGRGLVAGALLALTMLALGLRTWRLGMVPAGLHFDEAAHGLLVQNHLFRGQTPVFFSSYTGHEALYHYTLAPILALLGPTILVLRLAASLWSSALVPVVYLLGARCWGWRCGLMAAIAAACGGWLVHVGRIGFRANALPVVSGLAVLVLYRALLRQRRRDWLLSGALFGLSLYTYLAARMLPLLVPPLLLYLLIWHRPLLRRSGRGLALWTIALLVVVTPLIVHMLRVPSDLLERVRQISVAETQAGSPMLAIGRQILATLGMFGVRGAQNGFFNLPSRPVFPGIAALPFYAGVALAVWRWRSLPYALALLWLGLMLLPTILAADAPHWLRAIGAAPAAYLLWGLGLGAAWDWIAAHRRWGAALGWAAALGCTLWWTQATAREYFGVWARRPELYYEYMRYATDAAGVAQEVPADEALLVSEDYYRHATYLFLAPRTRSAQWFDARHAVVWPRTAPWTAIVSVSTPTTPDIQPLLVQARGEPYAPDGLYAYIKLRGETIPPFEPPTPLDVRFGSILDLGGIGIRGAAQPGGTLHVQLYSRALARSKHELRVFVHLEDAQGRVVAQQDALGYDARAWQPGDQFISFHDLKLRAALPEGPIRLVAGLYDVVTGARYPVTGAGAHGDFVELPLP
- a CDS encoding molybdopterin-dependent oxidoreductase translates to MALTSDPSIRIVHAACPHDCPDTCAMLVTVKDGRAIKIGGDPAHPVTQGFLCAKVSRYIERTYHEDRLLYPMRRVGPRGAGQWQRITWNEALDEIANRFRMISAEYGPQAILPYSYSGSLGLLMYGSMDRRFFNKLGASLLDRTICSTAGSQGYRYTVGQSIGTDPQQFASAKLIVLWGTNTLTSNP